A portion of the Citrobacter rodentium NBRC 105723 = DSM 16636 genome contains these proteins:
- the trpE gene encoding anthranilate synthase component I has protein sequence MQTSKPTLELISCDAAYRENPTALFHQVCGDRPATLLLESADIDSKDDLKSLLLVDSALRITALGDTVTLTALSANGAALLTLMDAALPAGVENERLPDGRVLRFPAVSALLDEDARLCSLSVFDAFRILQQLVVVPAHEREAMFFGGLFAYDLVAGFEDLPQLDAGNRCPDYCFYLAETLMVIDHQAKSTRIQASLFTREETEKARLTARLAYLSQQLDQPAPPLPVVSVPEMRCECNQSDDEFGAVVRKMQKAIRAGEIFQVVPSRRFSLPCPSPLAAYYVLKKSNPSPYMFFMQDNDFTLFGASPESSLKYDAASRQIEIYPIAGTRPRGRRADGTLDRDLDSRIELEMRTDHKELSEHLMLVDLARNDLARICTPGSRYVADLTKVDRYSWVMHLVSRVVGELRHDLDALHAYRACMNMGTLSGAPKVRAMQLIAEAEGRRRGSYGGAVGYFTAHGDLDTCIVIRSALVEDGIATVQAGAGIVLDSVPQSEADETRNKARAVLRAIATAHHAQETF, from the coding sequence ATGCAGACATCAAAACCGACACTCGAACTGATTAGCTGCGATGCCGCCTACCGTGAGAACCCGACGGCATTGTTTCATCAGGTTTGCGGCGATCGCCCGGCGACGCTACTGCTGGAATCGGCTGATATAGACAGCAAAGACGATCTGAAAAGCCTGCTGCTGGTCGACAGCGCGCTGCGGATTACCGCGCTGGGCGACACGGTCACCCTGACGGCGCTGTCCGCCAACGGCGCCGCGCTGCTGACGCTTATGGATGCGGCGCTGCCTGCGGGCGTGGAGAATGAACGGCTGCCGGACGGACGCGTACTGCGTTTTCCGGCGGTCAGCGCGCTGTTAGATGAAGACGCGCGCCTGTGCTCGCTTTCGGTGTTCGACGCCTTCCGCATTTTGCAGCAGCTGGTCGTCGTACCGGCGCATGAGCGCGAAGCGATGTTTTTCGGCGGCCTTTTTGCTTACGATCTGGTGGCCGGTTTTGAAGATTTGCCGCAGCTTGATGCGGGCAACCGCTGCCCGGACTACTGCTTCTACCTGGCAGAAACCCTGATGGTGATCGACCATCAGGCGAAAAGTACCCGCATTCAGGCCAGCCTGTTTACCCGTGAAGAGACGGAGAAGGCGCGCCTCACCGCGCGGCTGGCGTACCTCAGCCAGCAACTGGACCAGCCTGCGCCGCCGCTGCCGGTGGTGTCGGTGCCGGAGATGCGCTGCGAATGCAACCAGAGCGATGACGAATTTGGCGCGGTGGTGCGTAAAATGCAGAAGGCGATTCGCGCCGGGGAAATTTTTCAGGTTGTCCCCTCCCGCCGCTTCTCGCTGCCCTGCCCGTCGCCGCTCGCCGCTTATTACGTGCTGAAGAAAAGCAATCCCAGCCCGTACATGTTCTTTATGCAGGATAACGACTTCACCCTGTTCGGCGCCTCGCCGGAAAGCTCCCTGAAGTATGACGCCGCCAGCCGCCAGATTGAAATCTACCCCATCGCCGGAACCCGACCGCGCGGACGCCGCGCCGACGGCACGCTGGATCGCGATCTCGACAGCCGTATTGAGCTTGAAATGCGCACCGATCATAAAGAGCTTTCCGAACACCTGATGCTGGTCGACCTGGCGCGTAACGATCTTGCCCGCATCTGTACGCCCGGCAGTCGCTACGTGGCCGACCTTACTAAAGTCGATCGCTATTCATGGGTGATGCACCTGGTTTCCCGTGTGGTCGGCGAATTACGTCACGATCTCGACGCGCTGCACGCTTACCGCGCCTGCATGAACATGGGCACCCTGAGCGGCGCGCCAAAAGTCCGGGCCATGCAGCTGATAGCCGAAGCGGAAGGACGACGTCGCGGCAGCTACGGCGGTGCGGTGGGCTACTTTACCGCCCACGGCGATCTGGATACCTGCATTGTGATTCGCTCGGCGCTGGTGGAAGACGGCATCGCCACCGTGCAGGCGGGAGCCGGTATTGTGCTGGACTCCGTTCCCCAGTCCGAAGCTGACGAAACCCGTAATAAAGCGCGCGCGGTGCTGCGTGCGATCGCCACCGCACACCACGCACAGGAGACGTTCTGA
- the trpL gene encoding trp operon leader peptide, protein MKATFVLHGWWRTS, encoded by the coding sequence ATGAAAGCAACATTCGTTCTGCACGGTTGGTGGCGCACTTCCTGA
- the rnm gene encoding RNase RNM, with protein sequence MSDTNYAVIYDLHSHTTASDGTLTPEALVHRAAEMRVGTLAITDHDTTAAIPAASEEISRSALPLTLIPGVEISTVWENHEIHIVGLNIDIAHPALRAFLAQQSERRQHRAKLIAERLEKAHIPGAWEGALRLADGGAVTRGHFARYLVECGKAATMADIFKKYLARGKTGYVPPQWCTIEQAIDVIHHSGGKAVLAHPGRYNLSAKWLKRLVAHFAELHGDAMEVAQCQQSPNERTQLAALARQHQLWASQGSDFHQPCPWIELGRKLWLPAGVEGVWQLWEQPQNTTVREV encoded by the coding sequence TTGAGCGACACGAATTACGCAGTGATTTATGACCTGCACAGCCACACAACCGCCTCTGACGGAACGCTGACGCCAGAAGCGCTGGTTCACCGGGCTGCTGAGATGCGCGTCGGCACGCTGGCGATCACCGACCATGACACCACGGCCGCGATCCCGGCGGCAAGCGAAGAAATTTCACGTTCCGCTCTGCCGCTGACCCTGATCCCTGGCGTGGAGATCTCTACGGTCTGGGAGAATCATGAGATCCATATTGTGGGTCTGAACATCGATATCGCGCATCCGGCGCTGCGCGCCTTTCTGGCGCAGCAGAGCGAACGCCGTCAGCATCGGGCGAAGCTTATCGCTGAACGGCTGGAAAAAGCGCATATTCCGGGCGCGTGGGAAGGGGCGCTGCGTCTTGCCGACGGCGGCGCGGTGACCCGTGGCCATTTCGCCCGCTACCTGGTGGAGTGCGGCAAAGCAGCAACGATGGCTGATATATTTAAAAAGTATCTTGCGCGCGGGAAAACCGGTTACGTTCCGCCGCAGTGGTGTACAATAGAACAAGCTATTGATGTCATTCATCATTCCGGCGGTAAGGCGGTGCTTGCCCATCCGGGACGGTATAACCTTAGCGCTAAGTGGCTGAAAAGACTGGTGGCGCATTTTGCCGAACTTCACGGCGACGCGATGGAAGTCGCGCAGTGCCAGCAATCCCCCAATGAGCGAACGCAGCTGGCGGCGCTTGCCCGCCAGCATCAGCTATGGGCATCGCAGGGATCTGATTTTCATCAGCCATGCCCATGGATAGAGCTGGGACGTAAGCTCTGGCTACCGGCAGGCGTCGAAGGCGTCTGGCAGCTCTGGGAACAGCCGCAGAACACCACAGTGAGGGAAGTATGA
- a CDS encoding L-threonylcarbamoyladenylate synthase, with amino-acid sequence MSQFFYIHPDNPQQRLINQAVEIVRKGGVIVYPTDSGYALGCKIEDKGAMERICRIRQLPDGHNFTLMCRDLSDLSTYSFVDNVAFRLIKNNTPGNYTFILKGTKEVPRRLLQEKRKTIGLRVPSNPIALELLAALGEPMLSTSLMLPGSEFTESDPEEIKDRLEKQVDLIIHGGYLGQQPTTVIDLTDDSPVVLREGVGDVKPFL; translated from the coding sequence ATGAGTCAGTTTTTTTATATCCATCCTGATAACCCGCAGCAGCGACTGATAAATCAGGCCGTTGAGATCGTGCGTAAAGGCGGAGTGATTGTCTATCCAACCGACTCCGGCTATGCGCTCGGTTGCAAAATTGAAGACAAAGGGGCGATGGAGCGCATTTGTCGTATTCGCCAGCTGCCGGACGGGCATAATTTCACCCTGATGTGTCGCGATTTGTCCGATCTGTCAACCTATTCGTTTGTTGACAACGTGGCGTTTCGTCTGATCAAAAACAACACGCCGGGCAACTACACTTTTATCCTGAAAGGCACGAAAGAGGTGCCGCGCCGTTTGTTGCAGGAGAAGCGTAAAACTATCGGCCTGCGCGTGCCGTCAAATCCGATCGCGCTTGAGCTGCTGGCGGCGCTCGGCGAGCCGATGCTTTCAACCTCGCTGATGCTGCCGGGCAGCGAGTTTACCGAGTCCGATCCGGAGGAGATTAAAGATCGGCTGGAAAAACAGGTGGACCTGATTATCCACGGCGGCTACCTCGGCCAGCAGCCGACGACGGTTATTGATTTAACCGATGATTCGCCGGTAGTGCTGCGCGAAGGCGTGGGCGACGTTAAACCTTTCTTATAA
- the rluB gene encoding 23S rRNA pseudouridine(2605) synthase RluB, which produces MSEKLQKVLARAGHGSRREIESIIEAGRVSVDGKIARLGDRVEVTPGLKIRIDGHLISVKESAEQICRVLAYYKPEGELCTRNDPEGRPTVFDRLPKLRGARWIAVGRLDVNTCGLLLFTTDGELANRLMHPSREVEREYAVRVFGQVDDAKIRDLSRGVQLEDGPAAFRTIKFSGGEGINQWYNVTLTEGRNREVRRLWEAVGVQVSRLIRVRYGDIPLPKGLPRGGWTELDLAKTNYLRELVELPPETTSKVAVEKDRRRMKANQIRRAVKRHSQMSGGRRSGGRNNNG; this is translated from the coding sequence ATGAGCGAAAAGTTACAAAAAGTGCTGGCGCGCGCCGGCCACGGTTCGCGCCGTGAAATCGAATCCATTATCGAAGCAGGCCGCGTCAGCGTTGACGGCAAAATCGCCAGGCTCGGCGACCGTGTTGAAGTGACGCCGGGCCTGAAGATCCGTATCGACGGGCATCTGATTTCGGTAAAAGAATCTGCGGAACAAATTTGTCGCGTGCTTGCGTACTATAAGCCGGAAGGCGAGCTGTGCACGCGTAACGACCCGGAAGGGCGTCCGACGGTGTTCGATCGCCTGCCTAAGCTGCGCGGCGCGCGCTGGATTGCCGTGGGTCGTCTGGACGTCAATACCTGCGGGCTGCTGCTGTTTACCACCGATGGCGAACTGGCTAACCGCCTGATGCACCCGAGCCGCGAAGTGGAACGTGAATATGCGGTGCGCGTGTTTGGTCAGGTGGATGATGCGAAAATCCGCGACCTGAGCCGCGGCGTGCAGCTGGAAGATGGTCCGGCGGCGTTCAGAACCATCAAGTTCAGCGGCGGTGAAGGCATTAACCAGTGGTATAACGTCACCCTGACGGAAGGGCGCAACCGTGAAGTGCGCCGTCTGTGGGAAGCGGTGGGCGTCCAGGTAAGCCGCCTGATCCGCGTTCGCTACGGCGACATCCCGCTGCCGAAAGGCCTGCCGCGCGGCGGCTGGACGGAGCTGGATCTGGCTAAAACCAACTACCTGCGTGAGCTGGTGGAGCTGCCGCCGGAAACCACCTCGAAAGTGGCGGTGGAGAAAGATCGTCGTCGGATGAAGGCGAATCAGATCCGCCGTGCGGTGAAGCGTCATAGCCAGATGAGCGGCGGCCGCCGTTCCGGTGGACGTAACAACAACGGTTAG
- the cobO gene encoding cob(I)yrinic acid a,c-diamide adenosyltransferase, producing the protein MSEERYQQRQQRVKERVDARVAEAQDERGIIIVFTGNGKGKTTAAFGTATRAVGHGKKVGVVQFIKGTWPNGERNLLEPHGVEFQVMATGFTWETQNRESDTAACMAVWEHGKRMLADPQLDMVILDELTYMVAYDYLPLEEVLNALNRRPPQQTVIITGRGCHRDILELADTVSELRPVKHAFEAGVKAQMGIDY; encoded by the coding sequence ATGAGTGAAGAACGTTATCAACAGCGCCAGCAGCGGGTTAAAGAGCGGGTCGACGCCCGCGTGGCCGAAGCGCAGGACGAACGCGGCATTATCATCGTTTTTACCGGCAACGGTAAGGGGAAAACCACCGCGGCCTTCGGCACCGCCACCCGCGCCGTCGGACACGGTAAAAAAGTCGGCGTGGTGCAGTTTATTAAGGGAACCTGGCCGAACGGCGAACGCAATCTGCTGGAGCCGCACGGCGTGGAATTTCAGGTCATGGCGACCGGCTTCACCTGGGAGACGCAAAACCGCGAGTCCGATACCGCAGCCTGTATGGCGGTGTGGGAGCACGGCAAACGAATGCTGGCCGATCCGCAGCTGGATATGGTCATCCTCGATGAGCTGACCTATATGGTGGCCTACGACTATTTACCGCTGGAAGAGGTGCTTAACGCGCTTAACCGCCGTCCGCCTCAGCAGACGGTGATTATCACCGGTCGCGGCTGTCATCGGGATATTCTTGAACTGGCCGATACCGTCAGCGAACTGCGTCCGGTTAAACATGCCTTCGAAGCGGGCGTAAAAGCCCAGATGGGAATTGATTATTAA
- a CDS encoding YciK family oxidoreductase, giving the protein MHYQPKHDLLQGRIILVTGASDGIGREAALTYARFGASVILLGRNDEKLRRVAETMSTETGRQPQWFTLDLLTCTADDCRQLAERISEHYPRLDGVLHNAGLLGDIRPMSEQDPQVWQQVMQVNVNATFMLTQALLPLLLKSDCGSLVFTSSSVGRQGRANWGAYAVSKFATEGMMQVLADEYQNHPLRVNCINPGGTRTGMRASAFPTEDPHKLKTPADIMPLYLWLMGDDSRRKTGMTFDAQPGRKPGIAQ; this is encoded by the coding sequence ATGCATTATCAACCGAAACACGATCTTCTTCAGGGACGCATTATCCTGGTCACCGGAGCCAGCGATGGCATAGGCCGCGAAGCCGCCCTGACCTACGCCCGCTTCGGCGCAAGCGTCATTTTGCTCGGACGCAACGATGAGAAGCTGCGCCGCGTCGCCGAAACGATGAGTACGGAAACGGGCAGACAGCCGCAGTGGTTCACGCTCGATCTGCTCACCTGCACCGCCGACGACTGCCGACAGCTGGCGGAGCGCATCAGCGAACACTATCCCCGTCTCGACGGCGTGTTGCACAATGCCGGTCTGCTGGGCGACATCCGCCCGATGAGCGAGCAGGATCCGCAGGTCTGGCAACAGGTGATGCAGGTCAACGTTAACGCCACCTTTATGCTCACCCAGGCGCTGCTTCCTTTATTACTGAAGTCAGATTGCGGATCGCTGGTCTTTACCTCTTCCAGCGTAGGCCGACAGGGGCGCGCCAACTGGGGCGCGTATGCCGTCTCCAAATTCGCCACCGAAGGCATGATGCAGGTGCTGGCCGATGAGTACCAGAACCATCCCCTGCGCGTTAACTGTATTAATCCGGGCGGAACCCGCACCGGTATGCGCGCCAGCGCCTTCCCGACGGAAGATCCGCATAAGCTCAAAACCCCTGCCGATATTATGCCGCTGTACCTGTGGCTGATGGGCGACGACAGCCGACGTAAAACCGGCATGACTTTCGACGCCCAGCCGGGCCGTAAACCAGGAATCGCCCAATGA
- the sohB gene encoding protease SohB, which yields MELLSEYGLFLAKIVTVVVAIAAIAVIIVNAAQRKRQRGELRVTNLSEQYKEMKEELATSLLDSHQQKLWHKAQKKKRRLEAKAAKAKARQAENSATDTPRVWVLDFKGSMDAHEVNALREEVTAVLAVVKPQDQVVVRLESPGGVVHGYGLAASQLQRLRDKNIPLTVAVDKVAASGGYMMACVADKIVSAPFAIIGSIGVVAQIPNFNRFLKGKDIDIELHTAGQYKRTLTLLGENTEEGRQKFREDLNETHQLFKAFVHRMRPKLDIEVVATGEHWYGQQALEKGLIDEINTSDEVILNLMDGREVLNVRYLQRKKLMDRFTGSAAESADRLLLRWWQRGQKPLM from the coding sequence GTGGAATTGTTGTCTGAATACGGGCTGTTTTTAGCCAAAATCGTCACCGTTGTCGTGGCTATCGCCGCCATAGCCGTCATCATCGTGAACGCCGCCCAGCGTAAACGACAGCGTGGCGAACTGCGGGTGACTAACCTCAGCGAACAATATAAAGAGATGAAAGAGGAGCTGGCGACCTCGCTGCTCGACAGCCATCAGCAGAAACTCTGGCACAAAGCGCAAAAGAAAAAGCGCAGGCTGGAGGCGAAAGCGGCAAAAGCGAAGGCCAGACAGGCGGAAAACAGCGCAACGGACACCCCGCGCGTCTGGGTGCTGGATTTCAAAGGCAGTATGGACGCCCATGAGGTCAACGCATTGCGTGAAGAGGTCACCGCGGTGCTGGCGGTGGTAAAACCGCAGGATCAGGTGGTGGTGCGCCTGGAAAGCCCCGGCGGCGTGGTGCATGGCTATGGCCTGGCTGCCTCGCAGCTGCAGCGCCTGCGCGATAAAAATATCCCGCTGACGGTTGCCGTCGATAAGGTGGCGGCGAGCGGCGGCTATATGATGGCCTGCGTGGCGGATAAAATCGTCTCAGCGCCGTTTGCGATTATCGGTTCGATCGGCGTGGTCGCGCAGATCCCCAACTTCAACCGTTTTCTGAAGGGAAAGGACATTGATATTGAGCTGCATACCGCTGGTCAGTACAAACGCACGCTCACCCTGCTGGGCGAGAACACCGAGGAAGGGCGACAGAAATTCCGCGAGGATTTAAACGAAACTCACCAGCTGTTTAAAGCGTTTGTCCATCGTATGCGCCCGAAGCTGGATATTGAAGTGGTCGCTACCGGCGAGCACTGGTATGGTCAACAGGCGCTGGAGAAGGGGCTGATTGATGAAATTAACACCAGCGACGAGGTGATCCTGAACCTGATGGACGGACGCGAAGTGCTGAATGTGCGCTACTTACAGCGTAAGAAGCTGATGGACCGCTTCACCGGCAGCGCGGCGGAAAGCGCCGATCGCTTACTGTTGCGCTGGTGGCAGCGGGGACAAAAACCTTTGATGTAA
- a CDS encoding YciN family protein encodes MQKETQPIDRETLLKEANKIIREHEDTLAGIEATGVTQRNGVLVFSGDYFLDEQGLPTAKSTAVFNMFKHLAHVLSEKYHLID; translated from the coding sequence ATGCAAAAAGAGACGCAACCTATCGATCGCGAAACGCTGTTAAAAGAGGCGAACAAAATCATTCGTGAGCATGAGGACACGCTGGCGGGAATTGAAGCCACCGGCGTTACGCAGCGCAATGGCGTGCTGGTCTTCAGCGGTGATTACTTTTTAGACGAACAGGGTCTGCCAACGGCGAAAAGCACCGCCGTATTTAATATGTTTAAACATCTGGCGCATGTGCTTTCCGAAAAGTATCACCTGATTGATTAA
- the topA gene encoding type I DNA topoisomerase encodes MGKALVIVESPAKAKTINKYLGSDYVVKSSVGHIRDLPTSGSAAKKSADSTSTKTAKKPKKDERGALVNRMGVDPWHNWDAHYEVLPGKEKVVSELKQLAEKADHIYLATDLDREGEAIAWHLREVIGGDDARYSRVVFNEITKNAIRQAFEKPGELNIDRVNAQQARRFMDRVVGYMVSPLLWKKIARGLSAGRVQSVAVRLVVEREREIKAFVPEEFWEIDANTTTPSGDALPLQVTHQNDKPFRPVNREQTQAAVSLLEKARYTVLEREDKPTSSKPGAPFITSTLQQAASTRLGFGVKKTMMMAQRLYEAGYITYMRTDSTNLSQDAVNMVRGYISDSFGKKYLPDSPNQYASKENSQEAHEAIRPSDVTVLAETLKDMEADAQKLYQLIWRQFVACQMTPAQYDSTTLTVGAGDFRLKARGRILRFDGWTKVMPALRKGDEDRTLPAVNKGDALTLVELIPAQHFTKPPARFSEASLVKELEKRGIGRPSTYASIISTIQDRGYVRVENRRFYAEKMGEIVTDRLEENFRELMNYDFTAQMEDSLDQVANHEAEWKAVLDNFFSDFTQQLDKAEQDPEEGGMRPNQMVLTSIDCPTCGRKMGIRTASTGVFLGCSGYALSPKERCKTTINLVPENEVLNVLEGDDAETNALRAKRRCKKCGTAMDSYLIDPKRKLHVCGNNPTCDGYEIEEGEFRIKGYDGPIVECEKCGSEMHLKMGRFGKYMACTNDECKNTRKILRNGEVAPPKEDPVPLPELPCEKSDAYFVLRDGAAGVFLAANTFPKSRETRAPLVEELYRFRDRLPEKLRYLADAPQQDPEGNKTLVRFSRKTKQQYVAAEKDGKATGWSAFYVDGKWVEGKK; translated from the coding sequence ATGGGTAAAGCTCTTGTCATCGTTGAGTCCCCGGCAAAAGCCAAAACGATCAACAAGTATCTGGGTAGCGACTACGTGGTTAAGTCCAGCGTCGGTCATATCCGTGATTTGCCGACCAGTGGCTCAGCAGCTAAAAAGAGCGCCGACTCTACCTCCACCAAAACGGCTAAGAAGCCTAAAAAGGATGAACGTGGCGCGCTCGTCAACCGTATGGGCGTCGACCCGTGGCATAACTGGGACGCACATTACGAAGTGCTGCCCGGTAAAGAGAAGGTCGTCTCTGAACTGAAACAACTGGCTGAAAAAGCCGACCACATCTATCTCGCAACCGACCTTGACCGCGAAGGGGAAGCCATTGCCTGGCACCTGCGGGAAGTGATCGGCGGGGATGACGCGCGCTACAGCCGCGTGGTGTTTAACGAAATTACCAAAAATGCGATTCGCCAGGCGTTTGAGAAGCCGGGCGAACTGAATATCGACCGGGTAAATGCCCAGCAGGCGCGCCGCTTTATGGACCGCGTGGTGGGCTACATGGTATCTCCGCTGCTGTGGAAAAAAATCGCCCGCGGCCTGTCCGCTGGTCGCGTGCAGTCGGTCGCGGTGCGTCTGGTGGTCGAACGCGAACGCGAGATTAAAGCGTTTGTTCCGGAAGAGTTCTGGGAGATCGACGCTAATACCACTACGCCTTCCGGGGACGCGCTGCCGTTGCAGGTGACCCACCAGAACGACAAACCGTTCCGGCCGGTTAACCGCGAGCAGACTCAGGCGGCAGTCAGCCTGCTGGAGAAAGCGCGTTACACGGTTCTTGAGCGTGAAGATAAACCCACCAGCAGCAAGCCTGGCGCGCCGTTTATCACCTCCACGCTGCAACAGGCGGCGAGCACGCGTCTGGGCTTCGGGGTGAAGAAAACCATGATGATGGCGCAGCGCTTGTATGAAGCGGGCTACATCACCTACATGCGTACCGACTCCACTAACCTGAGTCAGGATGCGGTCAACATGGTTCGCGGTTATATCAGCGACAGCTTCGGCAAAAAATATCTGCCGGACAGCCCGAACCAGTACGCCAGCAAAGAAAACTCGCAGGAAGCGCACGAAGCGATTCGTCCTTCTGACGTCACCGTGTTGGCGGAAACGCTGAAGGATATGGAAGCCGATGCGCAGAAGCTGTATCAGCTGATCTGGCGCCAGTTTGTCGCCTGTCAGATGACGCCAGCCCAGTACGACTCCACCACGCTGACCGTGGGCGCCGGCGATTTCCGCCTGAAAGCGCGTGGCCGTATTCTGCGCTTCGACGGCTGGACGAAAGTGATGCCTGCGCTGCGTAAAGGCGACGAAGATCGTACGCTGCCAGCGGTGAACAAAGGCGATGCGCTGACGCTTGTCGAACTGATTCCGGCGCAGCACTTCACCAAACCGCCGGCGCGTTTTAGCGAAGCCTCGCTGGTCAAAGAGCTGGAAAAACGCGGCATTGGTCGTCCTTCGACCTACGCGTCGATCATTTCCACCATTCAGGATCGCGGCTATGTGCGGGTGGAAAACCGCCGCTTCTACGCCGAGAAAATGGGTGAAATCGTCACCGACAGGCTGGAAGAGAACTTCCGCGAGCTGATGAACTACGATTTTACCGCCCAGATGGAAGACAGCCTCGATCAGGTCGCCAACCACGAAGCGGAATGGAAAGCGGTGCTCGACAACTTCTTCAGCGATTTTACCCAGCAGTTAGACAAGGCTGAGCAGGATCCGGAAGAGGGCGGAATGCGCCCGAACCAGATGGTGTTAACCAGCATCGACTGTCCGACCTGCGGTCGCAAAATGGGGATTCGTACCGCCAGCACCGGCGTGTTCCTCGGCTGCTCCGGCTATGCGCTGTCGCCGAAAGAGCGCTGCAAAACCACCATCAACCTGGTGCCGGAAAACGAAGTTCTCAACGTGCTGGAAGGCGACGACGCAGAGACTAACGCCCTGCGCGCGAAGCGCCGCTGTAAGAAATGCGGCACGGCGATGGACAGCTACCTGATCGATCCGAAGCGCAAGCTGCACGTCTGCGGTAACAATCCGACCTGCGACGGCTACGAGATTGAAGAAGGCGAATTCCGCATTAAGGGCTATGACGGGCCGATCGTGGAATGCGAAAAATGCGGTTCCGAGATGCACCTGAAGATGGGACGTTTTGGTAAGTACATGGCGTGCACCAACGACGAGTGTAAGAACACGCGTAAGATTCTGCGCAATGGCGAAGTTGCGCCGCCGAAAGAAGATCCGGTTCCGCTGCCAGAGCTGCCGTGCGAAAAATCGGATGCTTATTTTGTGCTACGTGACGGTGCGGCTGGCGTTTTCCTCGCCGCCAACACCTTCCCGAAATCCCGCGAAACGCGCGCGCCGCTGGTGGAAGAGTTATATCGCTTCCGCGATCGCCTGCCGGAAAAACTGCGCTATCTGGCCGACGCGCCGCAGCAGGATCCGGAAGGCAACAAAACGCTGGTGCGGTTCAGCCGTAAGACCAAACAGCAGTATGTTGCTGCGGAAAAAGACGGGAAAGCGACCGGCTGGTCTGCGTTTTACGTCGACGGTAAGTGGGTCGAAGGGAAGAAGTAA
- the cysB gene encoding HTH-type transcriptional regulator CysB, producing MKLQQLRYIVEVVNHNLNVSSTAEGLYTSQPGISKQVRMLEDELGVQIFARSGKHLTQVTPAGQEIIRIAREVLSKVDAIKSVAGEHTWPDKGSLYIATTHTQARYALPGVIKGFIERYPRVSLHMHQGSPTQIAEAVSKGNADFAIATEALHLYDDLVMLPCYHWNRSIVVTPEHPLAKKSAVSIEELAQYPLVTYTFGFTGRSELDTAFNRAGLTPRIVFTATDADVIKTYVRLGLGVGVIASMAVDPLSDPDLVRVDAHDVFSHSTTKIGFRRSTFLRSYMYDFIQRFAPHLTRDVVDTAVALRSNEEIEAMFKDIKLPEK from the coding sequence ATGAAATTACAGCAGCTACGCTATATCGTTGAGGTGGTGAACCATAACCTCAATGTCTCCTCAACCGCTGAAGGACTATACACCTCTCAACCCGGCATCAGTAAACAGGTGCGTATGCTGGAAGATGAGCTTGGCGTACAGATTTTTGCCCGCAGCGGTAAGCATCTGACCCAGGTGACGCCAGCGGGGCAGGAGATTATCCGTATTGCCCGTGAAGTCCTGTCGAAAGTGGACGCCATCAAGTCGGTGGCCGGTGAACACACCTGGCCGGATAAGGGCTCGCTGTATATCGCCACAACCCATACCCAGGCGCGCTACGCGCTTCCCGGGGTGATAAAAGGCTTTATTGAACGCTATCCCCGCGTTTCCTTGCATATGCATCAGGGATCGCCCACGCAGATTGCCGAAGCCGTATCCAAAGGCAATGCCGATTTCGCTATCGCTACCGAGGCGCTGCATCTGTATGACGATCTGGTGATGCTGCCGTGCTACCACTGGAACCGCTCTATTGTGGTGACGCCGGAACATCCGCTGGCGAAGAAAAGCGCCGTTTCGATTGAAGAATTAGCCCAGTATCCGCTGGTGACCTATACCTTCGGCTTTACCGGTCGTTCTGAGCTGGACACCGCCTTTAACCGTGCCGGGCTGACGCCGCGGATCGTCTTTACCGCCACCGACGCCGACGTGATTAAAACCTATGTCCGTCTGGGGCTGGGGGTAGGTGTGATTGCCAGCATGGCGGTGGATCCGCTATCCGATCCCGATCTGGTGCGCGTTGATGCCCATGACGTCTTTAGCCATAGTACCACCAAAATCGGTTTTCGCCGCAGCACGTTCCTGCGTAGTTACATGTATGATTTCATTCAGCGTTTTGCGCCGCATCTGACGCGCGACGTGGTCGATACCGCGGTGGCATTGCGATCAAATGAAGAAATTGAAGCGATGTTTAAAGATATAAAATTACCTGAAAAGTAA
- a CDS encoding YmiA family putative membrane protein: MRSAMPSENQEPRRDPELKRKAWLAVFLGSALFWLIVALVAWNVWG, translated from the coding sequence ATGAGGTCAGCAATGCCGTCTGAAAACCAGGAACCGCGTCGCGACCCTGAGCTTAAACGCAAAGCATGGCTGGCGGTATTTCTGGGTTCCGCGCTGTTCTGGCTGATCGTGGCGCTGGTGGCGTGGAATGTTTGGGGGTAA
- the ymiC gene encoding small membrane protein YmiC has protein sequence MITANMKYWSWMGAFSLSLLFWAELIWVIAR, from the coding sequence ATGATTACTGCAAATATGAAATACTGGTCGTGGATGGGGGCGTTCTCACTTTCGCTGCTCTTCTGGGCTGAACTTATCTGGGTTATCGCCAGGTAA